In the Pieris napi chromosome 19, ilPieNapi1.2, whole genome shotgun sequence genome, one interval contains:
- the LOC125059041 gene encoding proton channel OtopLc isoform X8 has product MGKDKHQPTEAEVKVATVELESVDNMATLPVGQHRQQGSDIAIAEKHNNANKEMELKCVQPKPSKKTSLFIISSFIYAKLLVVVCIAYVISDVITHNLPLYYYEGFFTYLYGMSILFLLYVFCFLLQESSCCNGSPPKPKPPPKEKKPKKEKEKKTKETKDGKDGKKDKKDGKAKDKDKEMDKSTKDSKKQSFQEVYPRKMRDKVRQQEIQMALLYASEQQQDVVELEAGPVARPVRRRKTSQNDHSHGSFFLRIGAIAFGLGTMIYNGLEFGTFFELPLTSPCYLILKGVNPVLQMVFTFMQMYFIFMNSRLNIHRFKVIARFGLMHVVATNICVWIRTLVLESLKEITDYHLKNPQGVSGEGVLGKAIRKQTLRHAGRVLGAVTTAATTVASTATTTVKSAVITAATSTASTPTTTLTTTTHASYYFGGGGGFTPKSKFIDVIKSTIGYDKHQNHGLRGSWPNDNPFTTYASITPGTKPTQTETAMLEVFQWLYTSTVKPIVSTVSNLVPPTQESFGYDRDVWGNSVETYRVDEPPHSAADNASEIFESFDTLNPAALIANIDNTSVCGRNPIMGTIVSDSAPYLYPFIIEYSLIGAAVIYVMWKHIGRYPGVANDEDLERRLEAVLSRRAAAMAAAQRGNRVDCAGASKGLFCGLLFLVASLICLILFFVLIRHQDFKRLSIYLADVSHCALMVLSILAILIGFIRVQSLKFRSEEQSDLNDILLRVSAFGLFTYAVFSVIAGGMGAFTHEPNLLVMITGCLSVLQVILQLLFIADVSRRRVHLPEQERSKPARQAVTFLLICNVTMWLIYTVEAQKVLANPVQLDFYGFVAWSLVQRFTLPLCIFHRFHSAVTLAEIWKTSYKARLE; this is encoded by the exons ATGGGTAAAGATAAGCACCAGCCAACCGAGGCTGAAGTGAAAGTGGCGACTGTGGAACTTGAGTCGGTGGATAATATGGCAACGTTACCCGTGGGACAGCACCGCCAGCAGGGTAGCGATATCGCAATTGCTGAGAAGCATAACAATGCTAATAAGGAGATGGAGCTGAAGTGCGTCCAGCCGAAGCCGTCAAAGAA AACATCTCTGTTCATCATCTCCAGCTTCATCTACGCGAAGCTATTGGTGGTTGTTTGCATTGCCTATGTCATCAGCGATGTGATAACCCATAACCTTCCCCTCTACTATTATGAGGGTTTCTTCACGTACCTCTACGGAATGAGTATTCTCTTCCTATTGTACGTCTTCTGCTTCTTACTTCAAG aAAGTTCATGCTGTAACGGAAGTCCTCCCAAGCCGAAACCACCGCCAAAGGAAAAGAAGCCGAAGAAAGAGAAGGAAAAGAAAACCAAAGAAACAAAAGATGGTAAAGATGGAAAGAAAGATAAGAAAGACGGAAAAGCCAAGGACAAAGATAAGGAAATGGATAAATCAACCAAAGATAGCAAGAAACAAAGCTTCCAG GAGGTGTATCCCCGTAAGATGCGTGATAAAGTTCGACAACAGGAAATACAAATGGCGCTATTGTATGCCTCCGAACAG CAACAAGACGTCGTGGAGCTCGAGGCAGGCCCTGTCGCTAGACCAGTACGCAGGCGCAAGACATCGCAGAATGATCACAGCCATGGCAGTTTCTTCCTTAGAATAGGAGCTATAG CTTTTGGTCTCGGAACAATGATTTATAATGGGCTGGAGTTCGGGACATTCTTTGAACTACCGCTGACATCTCCGTGTTATCTTATCTTGAAAGGAGTAAACCCCGTTTTACAAATGGTTTTCACTTTCATGcagatgtattttatttttatgaattctcGT ctaAACATTCATCGATTCAAAGTTATCGCTCGATTCGGTCTGATGCACGTGGTCGCAACTAACATCTGCGTTTGGATTCGCACCTTGGTACTCGAATCTCTGAAGGAAATCACAGACTACCACTTAAAGAATCCTCAAGGAGTGTCCGGAGAAGGCGTACTCggaa AAGCCATTCGTAAGCAAACTTTGAGACATGCTGGTCGTGTTCTTGGTGCTGTAACGACGGCTGCTACCACTGTTGCATCTACTGCGACCACTACCGTTAAATCCGCAGTAATTACAGCAGCAACGTCTACCGCTTCGACCCCGACTACAACTCTAACCACCA CTACTCATGCCTCATATTACTTTGGTGGTGGTGGAGGTTTCACTCCTAAATCAAAGTTCATCGACGTAATAAAGAGTACGATAGGGTACGACAAGCATCAAAACCACGGTCTTAGAGGTTCGTGGCCGAATGATAACCCGTTCACCACGTACGCATCGATCACACCCGGGACGAAACCGACCCAAACTGAGACAGCCATGTTGGAAGTTTTCCAATGGCTGTACACTTCTACGGTGAAACCTATTGTTAGTACGGTATCCAATTTGGtgcccccgacccaagagagTTTTGGATATGATAGAGATGTTTGGGGCAATAGTGTCGAAACTTATCGTGTCGATGAACCACCACATTCAGCAG CGGACAATGCATCAGAAATATTTGAGTCTTTCGATACCTTAAACCCGGCTGCCTTGATCGCTAATATTGATAATACGAGCGTGTGTGGAAGGAATCCGATAATGGGAACTATTGTCAGTGACTCCGCGCCATATCTTTACCCCTTCATCATTGAATATTCTCTCATCGGCGCCGCAGTTATCTACGTCATGTGGAAGCATATTGGCCGCTATCCCGG AGTTGCCAATGACGAAGATCTGGAAAGACGTCTGGAGGCTGTTCTATCCCGCAGGGCGGCAGCTATGGCAGCGGCGCAACGCGGCAACCGCGTAGACTGCGCAGGCGCATCTAAAGGCCTCTTCTGCGGTTTGCTGTTCTTGGTGGCATCACTCATCTGCTTGATTCTCTTCTTCGTGCTGATCAGACACCAAGATTTCAAGCGTTTATCGATTTATTTGGCGGATGTGTCTCACTGCGCTCTGATGGTGCTTTCTATTCTGGCAATTCTGATTGGATTTATACG GGTGCAATCGTTGAAGTTCCGTTCTGAAGAGCAGTCGGACTTGAACGATATCCTCCTTCGCGTGTCGGCGTTTGGACTGTTCACATATGCCGTGTTCAGTGTGATTGCTGGTGGAATGGGAGCCTTCACCCACGAACCAAACCTTCTTGTAATGATCACCGGATGCTTGAGCGTACTACAG GTTATTCTTCAACTACTCTTCATTGCGGATGTCTCAAGACGTCGAGTACATCTTCCAGAACAAGAGCGCAGCAAACCAGCCCGTCAAGCCGTCACCTTCCTGCTCATCTGCAACGTAACCATGTGGCTCATATACACCGTCGAGGCTCAGAAAGTTCTGGCTAACCCG GTCCAATTGGACTTCTACGGATTCGTCGCCTGGTCACTCGTACAACGATTCACTCTGCCACTCTGCATATTCCATCGCTTCCACTCCGCAGTGACCCTCGCCGAGATCTGGAAGACCAGCTACAAAGCTCGACTTGAGTGA
- the LOC125059041 gene encoding proton channel OtopLc isoform X3 encodes MQRCPYIHEMKERLLGAPADGIERDKDQSRDQVDHAPPPPDTQVGTIVKLNSDGYGSHTSPARAPLVTDECEVPADETDALTPTEAILRYRACCQPNTRPKNAKTSLFIISSFIYAKLLVVVCIAYVISDVITHNLPLYYYEGFFTYLYGMSILFLLYVFCFLLQESSCCNGSPPKPKPPPKEKKPKKEKEKKTKETKDGKDGKKDKKDGKAKDKDKEMDKSTKDSKKQSFQEVYPRKMRDKVRQQEIQMALLYASEQQQDVVELEAGPVARPVRRRKTSQNDHSHGSFFLRIGAIAFGLGTMIYNGLEFGTFFELPLTSPCYLILKGVNPVLQMVFTFMQMYFIFMNSRLNIHRFKVIARFGLMHVVATNICVWIRTLVLESLKEITDYHLKNPQGVSGEGVLGKAIRKQTLRHAGRVLGAVTTAATTVASTATTTVKSAVITAATSTASTPTTTLTTTTHASYYFGGGGGFTPKSKFIDVIKSTIGYDKHQNHGLRGSWPNDNPFTTYASITPGTKPTQTETAMLEVFQWLYTSTVKPIVSTVSNLVPPTQESFGYDRDVWGNSVETYRVDEPPHSAADNASEIFESFDTLNPAALIANIDNTSVCGRNPIMGTIVSDSAPYLYPFIIEYSLIGAAVIYVMWKHIGRYPGVANDEDLERRLEAVLSRRAAAMAAAQRGNRVDCAGASKGLFCGLLFLVASLICLILFFVLIRHQDFKRLSIYLADVSHCALMVLSILAILIGFIRGSKMKWSADPPSYTEPIHRVQSLKFRSEEQSDLNDILLRVSAFGLFTYAVFSVIAGGMGAFTHEPNLLVMITGCLSVLQVILQLLFIADVSRRRVHLPEQERSKPARQAVTFLLICNVTMWLIYTVEAQKVLANPVQLDFYGFVAWSLVQRFTLPLCIFHRFHSAVTLAEIWKTSYKARLE; translated from the exons ATGCAGCGTTGCCCCTACATCCACGAGATGAAGGAGCGGCTGCTTGGCGCACCAGCTGACGGAATCGAACGTGACAAAGATCAATCCCGTGATCAAGTGGATCACGCCCCACCCCCACCAGACACCCAGGTCGGCACCATCGTCAAA cTGAATTCCGACGGGTACGGATCACATACTTCGCCGGCACGCGCTCCACTCGTCACTGACGAGTGTGAGGTGCCGGCGGATGAAACTGATGCCCTGACACCCACCGAGGCAATACTACGGTATAGAGCCTGCTGCCAGCCCAATACAAGACCTAAAAATGCCAA AACATCTCTGTTCATCATCTCCAGCTTCATCTACGCGAAGCTATTGGTGGTTGTTTGCATTGCCTATGTCATCAGCGATGTGATAACCCATAACCTTCCCCTCTACTATTATGAGGGTTTCTTCACGTACCTCTACGGAATGAGTATTCTCTTCCTATTGTACGTCTTCTGCTTCTTACTTCAAG aAAGTTCATGCTGTAACGGAAGTCCTCCCAAGCCGAAACCACCGCCAAAGGAAAAGAAGCCGAAGAAAGAGAAGGAAAAGAAAACCAAAGAAACAAAAGATGGTAAAGATGGAAAGAAAGATAAGAAAGACGGAAAAGCCAAGGACAAAGATAAGGAAATGGATAAATCAACCAAAGATAGCAAGAAACAAAGCTTCCAG GAGGTGTATCCCCGTAAGATGCGTGATAAAGTTCGACAACAGGAAATACAAATGGCGCTATTGTATGCCTCCGAACAG CAACAAGACGTCGTGGAGCTCGAGGCAGGCCCTGTCGCTAGACCAGTACGCAGGCGCAAGACATCGCAGAATGATCACAGCCATGGCAGTTTCTTCCTTAGAATAGGAGCTATAG CTTTTGGTCTCGGAACAATGATTTATAATGGGCTGGAGTTCGGGACATTCTTTGAACTACCGCTGACATCTCCGTGTTATCTTATCTTGAAAGGAGTAAACCCCGTTTTACAAATGGTTTTCACTTTCATGcagatgtattttatttttatgaattctcGT ctaAACATTCATCGATTCAAAGTTATCGCTCGATTCGGTCTGATGCACGTGGTCGCAACTAACATCTGCGTTTGGATTCGCACCTTGGTACTCGAATCTCTGAAGGAAATCACAGACTACCACTTAAAGAATCCTCAAGGAGTGTCCGGAGAAGGCGTACTCggaa AAGCCATTCGTAAGCAAACTTTGAGACATGCTGGTCGTGTTCTTGGTGCTGTAACGACGGCTGCTACCACTGTTGCATCTACTGCGACCACTACCGTTAAATCCGCAGTAATTACAGCAGCAACGTCTACCGCTTCGACCCCGACTACAACTCTAACCACCA CTACTCATGCCTCATATTACTTTGGTGGTGGTGGAGGTTTCACTCCTAAATCAAAGTTCATCGACGTAATAAAGAGTACGATAGGGTACGACAAGCATCAAAACCACGGTCTTAGAGGTTCGTGGCCGAATGATAACCCGTTCACCACGTACGCATCGATCACACCCGGGACGAAACCGACCCAAACTGAGACAGCCATGTTGGAAGTTTTCCAATGGCTGTACACTTCTACGGTGAAACCTATTGTTAGTACGGTATCCAATTTGGtgcccccgacccaagagagTTTTGGATATGATAGAGATGTTTGGGGCAATAGTGTCGAAACTTATCGTGTCGATGAACCACCACATTCAGCAG CGGACAATGCATCAGAAATATTTGAGTCTTTCGATACCTTAAACCCGGCTGCCTTGATCGCTAATATTGATAATACGAGCGTGTGTGGAAGGAATCCGATAATGGGAACTATTGTCAGTGACTCCGCGCCATATCTTTACCCCTTCATCATTGAATATTCTCTCATCGGCGCCGCAGTTATCTACGTCATGTGGAAGCATATTGGCCGCTATCCCGG AGTTGCCAATGACGAAGATCTGGAAAGACGTCTGGAGGCTGTTCTATCCCGCAGGGCGGCAGCTATGGCAGCGGCGCAACGCGGCAACCGCGTAGACTGCGCAGGCGCATCTAAAGGCCTCTTCTGCGGTTTGCTGTTCTTGGTGGCATCACTCATCTGCTTGATTCTCTTCTTCGTGCTGATCAGACACCAAGATTTCAAGCGTTTATCGATTTATTTGGCGGATGTGTCTCACTGCGCTCTGATGGTGCTTTCTATTCTGGCAATTCTGATTGGATTTATACG TGGTAGTAAAATGAAATGGAGCGCAGATCCTCCCTCCTATACCGAGCCTATTCACAGGGTGCAATCGTTGAAGTTCCGTTCTGAAGAGCAGTCGGACTTGAACGATATCCTCCTTCGCGTGTCGGCGTTTGGACTGTTCACATATGCCGTGTTCAGTGTGATTGCTGGTGGAATGGGAGCCTTCACCCACGAACCAAACCTTCTTGTAATGATCACCGGATGCTTGAGCGTACTACAG GTTATTCTTCAACTACTCTTCATTGCGGATGTCTCAAGACGTCGAGTACATCTTCCAGAACAAGAGCGCAGCAAACCAGCCCGTCAAGCCGTCACCTTCCTGCTCATCTGCAACGTAACCATGTGGCTCATATACACCGTCGAGGCTCAGAAAGTTCTGGCTAACCCG GTCCAATTGGACTTCTACGGATTCGTCGCCTGGTCACTCGTACAACGATTCACTCTGCCACTCTGCATATTCCATCGCTTCCACTCCGCAGTGACCCTCGCCGAGATCTGGAAGACCAGCTACAAAGCTCGACTTGAGTGA
- the LOC125059041 gene encoding proton channel OtopLc isoform X2, with product MQRCPYIHEMKERLLGAPADGIERDKDQSRDQVDHAPPPPDTQLNSDGYGSHTSPARAPLVTDECEVPADETDALTPTEAILRYRACCQPNTRPKNAKTSLFIISSFIYAKLLVVVCIAYVISDVITHNLPLYYYEGFFTYLYGMSILFLLYVFCFLLQESSCCNGSPPKPKPPPKEKKPKKEKEKKTKETKDGKDGKKDKKDGKAKDKDKEMDKSTKDSKKQSFQEVYPRKMRDKVRQQEIQMALLYASEQQQDVVELEAGPVARPVRRRKTSQNDHSHGSFFLRIGAIAFGLGTMIYNGLEFGTFFELPLTSPCYLILKGVNPVLQMVFTFMQMYFIFMNSRLNIHRFKVIARFGLMHVVATNICVWIRTLVLESLKEITDYHLKNPQGVSGEGVLGIKTVLKFAEAIRKQTLRHAGRVLGAVTTAATTVASTATTTVKSAVITAATSTASTPTTTLTTTTHASYYFGGGGGFTPKSKFIDVIKSTIGYDKHQNHGLRGSWPNDNPFTTYASITPGTKPTQTETAMLEVFQWLYTSTVKPIVSTVSNLVPPTQESFGYDRDVWGNSVETYRVDEPPHSAADNASEIFESFDTLNPAALIANIDNTSVCGRNPIMGTIVSDSAPYLYPFIIEYSLIGAAVIYVMWKHIGRYPGVANDEDLERRLEAVLSRRAAAMAAAQRGNRVDCAGASKGLFCGLLFLVASLICLILFFVLIRHQDFKRLSIYLADVSHCALMVLSILAILIGFIRGSKMKWSADPPSYTEPIHRVQSLKFRSEEQSDLNDILLRVSAFGLFTYAVFSVIAGGMGAFTHEPNLLVMITGCLSVLQVILQLLFIADVSRRRVHLPEQERSKPARQAVTFLLICNVTMWLIYTVEAQKVLANPVQLDFYGFVAWSLVQRFTLPLCIFHRFHSAVTLAEIWKTSYKARLE from the exons ATGCAGCGTTGCCCCTACATCCACGAGATGAAGGAGCGGCTGCTTGGCGCACCAGCTGACGGAATCGAACGTGACAAAGATCAATCCCGTGATCAAGTGGATCACGCCCCACCCCCACCAGACACCCAG cTGAATTCCGACGGGTACGGATCACATACTTCGCCGGCACGCGCTCCACTCGTCACTGACGAGTGTGAGGTGCCGGCGGATGAAACTGATGCCCTGACACCCACCGAGGCAATACTACGGTATAGAGCCTGCTGCCAGCCCAATACAAGACCTAAAAATGCCAA AACATCTCTGTTCATCATCTCCAGCTTCATCTACGCGAAGCTATTGGTGGTTGTTTGCATTGCCTATGTCATCAGCGATGTGATAACCCATAACCTTCCCCTCTACTATTATGAGGGTTTCTTCACGTACCTCTACGGAATGAGTATTCTCTTCCTATTGTACGTCTTCTGCTTCTTACTTCAAG aAAGTTCATGCTGTAACGGAAGTCCTCCCAAGCCGAAACCACCGCCAAAGGAAAAGAAGCCGAAGAAAGAGAAGGAAAAGAAAACCAAAGAAACAAAAGATGGTAAAGATGGAAAGAAAGATAAGAAAGACGGAAAAGCCAAGGACAAAGATAAGGAAATGGATAAATCAACCAAAGATAGCAAGAAACAAAGCTTCCAG GAGGTGTATCCCCGTAAGATGCGTGATAAAGTTCGACAACAGGAAATACAAATGGCGCTATTGTATGCCTCCGAACAG CAACAAGACGTCGTGGAGCTCGAGGCAGGCCCTGTCGCTAGACCAGTACGCAGGCGCAAGACATCGCAGAATGATCACAGCCATGGCAGTTTCTTCCTTAGAATAGGAGCTATAG CTTTTGGTCTCGGAACAATGATTTATAATGGGCTGGAGTTCGGGACATTCTTTGAACTACCGCTGACATCTCCGTGTTATCTTATCTTGAAAGGAGTAAACCCCGTTTTACAAATGGTTTTCACTTTCATGcagatgtattttatttttatgaattctcGT ctaAACATTCATCGATTCAAAGTTATCGCTCGATTCGGTCTGATGCACGTGGTCGCAACTAACATCTGCGTTTGGATTCGCACCTTGGTACTCGAATCTCTGAAGGAAATCACAGACTACCACTTAAAGAATCCTCAAGGAGTGTCCGGAGAAGGCGTACTCggaa ttaaaactgtattaaaatttgCAGAAGCCATTCGTAAGCAAACTTTGAGACATGCTGGTCGTGTTCTTGGTGCTGTAACGACGGCTGCTACCACTGTTGCATCTACTGCGACCACTACCGTTAAATCCGCAGTAATTACAGCAGCAACGTCTACCGCTTCGACCCCGACTACAACTCTAACCACCA CTACTCATGCCTCATATTACTTTGGTGGTGGTGGAGGTTTCACTCCTAAATCAAAGTTCATCGACGTAATAAAGAGTACGATAGGGTACGACAAGCATCAAAACCACGGTCTTAGAGGTTCGTGGCCGAATGATAACCCGTTCACCACGTACGCATCGATCACACCCGGGACGAAACCGACCCAAACTGAGACAGCCATGTTGGAAGTTTTCCAATGGCTGTACACTTCTACGGTGAAACCTATTGTTAGTACGGTATCCAATTTGGtgcccccgacccaagagagTTTTGGATATGATAGAGATGTTTGGGGCAATAGTGTCGAAACTTATCGTGTCGATGAACCACCACATTCAGCAG CGGACAATGCATCAGAAATATTTGAGTCTTTCGATACCTTAAACCCGGCTGCCTTGATCGCTAATATTGATAATACGAGCGTGTGTGGAAGGAATCCGATAATGGGAACTATTGTCAGTGACTCCGCGCCATATCTTTACCCCTTCATCATTGAATATTCTCTCATCGGCGCCGCAGTTATCTACGTCATGTGGAAGCATATTGGCCGCTATCCCGG AGTTGCCAATGACGAAGATCTGGAAAGACGTCTGGAGGCTGTTCTATCCCGCAGGGCGGCAGCTATGGCAGCGGCGCAACGCGGCAACCGCGTAGACTGCGCAGGCGCATCTAAAGGCCTCTTCTGCGGTTTGCTGTTCTTGGTGGCATCACTCATCTGCTTGATTCTCTTCTTCGTGCTGATCAGACACCAAGATTTCAAGCGTTTATCGATTTATTTGGCGGATGTGTCTCACTGCGCTCTGATGGTGCTTTCTATTCTGGCAATTCTGATTGGATTTATACG TGGTAGTAAAATGAAATGGAGCGCAGATCCTCCCTCCTATACCGAGCCTATTCACAGGGTGCAATCGTTGAAGTTCCGTTCTGAAGAGCAGTCGGACTTGAACGATATCCTCCTTCGCGTGTCGGCGTTTGGACTGTTCACATATGCCGTGTTCAGTGTGATTGCTGGTGGAATGGGAGCCTTCACCCACGAACCAAACCTTCTTGTAATGATCACCGGATGCTTGAGCGTACTACAG GTTATTCTTCAACTACTCTTCATTGCGGATGTCTCAAGACGTCGAGTACATCTTCCAGAACAAGAGCGCAGCAAACCAGCCCGTCAAGCCGTCACCTTCCTGCTCATCTGCAACGTAACCATGTGGCTCATATACACCGTCGAGGCTCAGAAAGTTCTGGCTAACCCG GTCCAATTGGACTTCTACGGATTCGTCGCCTGGTCACTCGTACAACGATTCACTCTGCCACTCTGCATATTCCATCGCTTCCACTCCGCAGTGACCCTCGCCGAGATCTGGAAGACCAGCTACAAAGCTCGACTTGAGTGA
- the LOC125059041 gene encoding proton channel OtopLc isoform X4: MQRCPYIHEMKERLLGAPADGIERDKDQSRDQVDHAPPPPDTQVGTIVKLNSDGYGSHTSPARAPLVTDECEVPADETDALTPTEAILRYRACCQPNTRPKNAKTSLFIISSFIYAKLLVVVCIAYVISDVITHNLPLYYYEGFFTYLYGMSILFLLYVFCFLLQESSCCNGSPPKPKPPPKEKKPKKEKEKKTKETKDGKDGKKDKKDGKAKDKDKEMDKSTKDSKKQSFQEVYPRKMRDKVRQQEIQMALLYASEQQQDVVELEAGPVARPVRRRKTSQNDHSHGSFFLRIGAIAFGLGTMIYNGLEFGTFFELPLTSPCYLILKGVNPVLQMVFTFMQMYFIFMNSRLNIHRFKVIARFGLMHVVATNICVWIRTLVLESLKEITDYHLKNPQGVSGEGVLGIKTVLKFAEAIRKQTLRHAGRVLGAVTTAATTVASTATTTVKSAVITAATSTASTPTTTLTTTTHASYYFGGGGGFTPKSKFIDVIKSTIGYDKHQNHGLRGSWPNDNPFTTYASITPGTKPTQTETAMLEVFQWLYTSTVKPIVSTVSNLVPPTQESFGYDRDVWGNSVETYRVDEPPHSAADNASEIFESFDTLNPAALIANIDNTSVCGRNPIMGTIVSDSAPYLYPFIIEYSLIGAAVIYVMWKHIGRYPGAAAMAAAQRGNRVDCAGASKGLFCGLLFLVASLICLILFFVLIRHQDFKRLSIYLADVSHCALMVLSILAILIGFIRGSKMKWSADPPSYTEPIHRVQSLKFRSEEQSDLNDILLRVSAFGLFTYAVFSVIAGGMGAFTHEPNLLVMITGCLSVLQVILQLLFIADVSRRRVHLPEQERSKPARQAVTFLLICNVTMWLIYTVEAQKVLANPVQLDFYGFVAWSLVQRFTLPLCIFHRFHSAVTLAEIWKTSYKARLE; this comes from the exons ATGCAGCGTTGCCCCTACATCCACGAGATGAAGGAGCGGCTGCTTGGCGCACCAGCTGACGGAATCGAACGTGACAAAGATCAATCCCGTGATCAAGTGGATCACGCCCCACCCCCACCAGACACCCAGGTCGGCACCATCGTCAAA cTGAATTCCGACGGGTACGGATCACATACTTCGCCGGCACGCGCTCCACTCGTCACTGACGAGTGTGAGGTGCCGGCGGATGAAACTGATGCCCTGACACCCACCGAGGCAATACTACGGTATAGAGCCTGCTGCCAGCCCAATACAAGACCTAAAAATGCCAA AACATCTCTGTTCATCATCTCCAGCTTCATCTACGCGAAGCTATTGGTGGTTGTTTGCATTGCCTATGTCATCAGCGATGTGATAACCCATAACCTTCCCCTCTACTATTATGAGGGTTTCTTCACGTACCTCTACGGAATGAGTATTCTCTTCCTATTGTACGTCTTCTGCTTCTTACTTCAAG aAAGTTCATGCTGTAACGGAAGTCCTCCCAAGCCGAAACCACCGCCAAAGGAAAAGAAGCCGAAGAAAGAGAAGGAAAAGAAAACCAAAGAAACAAAAGATGGTAAAGATGGAAAGAAAGATAAGAAAGACGGAAAAGCCAAGGACAAAGATAAGGAAATGGATAAATCAACCAAAGATAGCAAGAAACAAAGCTTCCAG GAGGTGTATCCCCGTAAGATGCGTGATAAAGTTCGACAACAGGAAATACAAATGGCGCTATTGTATGCCTCCGAACAG CAACAAGACGTCGTGGAGCTCGAGGCAGGCCCTGTCGCTAGACCAGTACGCAGGCGCAAGACATCGCAGAATGATCACAGCCATGGCAGTTTCTTCCTTAGAATAGGAGCTATAG CTTTTGGTCTCGGAACAATGATTTATAATGGGCTGGAGTTCGGGACATTCTTTGAACTACCGCTGACATCTCCGTGTTATCTTATCTTGAAAGGAGTAAACCCCGTTTTACAAATGGTTTTCACTTTCATGcagatgtattttatttttatgaattctcGT ctaAACATTCATCGATTCAAAGTTATCGCTCGATTCGGTCTGATGCACGTGGTCGCAACTAACATCTGCGTTTGGATTCGCACCTTGGTACTCGAATCTCTGAAGGAAATCACAGACTACCACTTAAAGAATCCTCAAGGAGTGTCCGGAGAAGGCGTACTCggaa ttaaaactgtattaaaatttgCAGAAGCCATTCGTAAGCAAACTTTGAGACATGCTGGTCGTGTTCTTGGTGCTGTAACGACGGCTGCTACCACTGTTGCATCTACTGCGACCACTACCGTTAAATCCGCAGTAATTACAGCAGCAACGTCTACCGCTTCGACCCCGACTACAACTCTAACCACCA CTACTCATGCCTCATATTACTTTGGTGGTGGTGGAGGTTTCACTCCTAAATCAAAGTTCATCGACGTAATAAAGAGTACGATAGGGTACGACAAGCATCAAAACCACGGTCTTAGAGGTTCGTGGCCGAATGATAACCCGTTCACCACGTACGCATCGATCACACCCGGGACGAAACCGACCCAAACTGAGACAGCCATGTTGGAAGTTTTCCAATGGCTGTACACTTCTACGGTGAAACCTATTGTTAGTACGGTATCCAATTTGGtgcccccgacccaagagagTTTTGGATATGATAGAGATGTTTGGGGCAATAGTGTCGAAACTTATCGTGTCGATGAACCACCACATTCAGCAG CGGACAATGCATCAGAAATATTTGAGTCTTTCGATACCTTAAACCCGGCTGCCTTGATCGCTAATATTGATAATACGAGCGTGTGTGGAAGGAATCCGATAATGGGAACTATTGTCAGTGACTCCGCGCCATATCTTTACCCCTTCATCATTGAATATTCTCTCATCGGCGCCGCAGTTATCTACGTCATGTGGAAGCATATTGGCCGCTATCCCGG GGCGGCAGCTATGGCAGCGGCGCAACGCGGCAACCGCGTAGACTGCGCAGGCGCATCTAAAGGCCTCTTCTGCGGTTTGCTGTTCTTGGTGGCATCACTCATCTGCTTGATTCTCTTCTTCGTGCTGATCAGACACCAAGATTTCAAGCGTTTATCGATTTATTTGGCGGATGTGTCTCACTGCGCTCTGATGGTGCTTTCTATTCTGGCAATTCTGATTGGATTTATACG TGGTAGTAAAATGAAATGGAGCGCAGATCCTCCCTCCTATACCGAGCCTATTCACAGGGTGCAATCGTTGAAGTTCCGTTCTGAAGAGCAGTCGGACTTGAACGATATCCTCCTTCGCGTGTCGGCGTTTGGACTGTTCACATATGCCGTGTTCAGTGTGATTGCTGGTGGAATGGGAGCCTTCACCCACGAACCAAACCTTCTTGTAATGATCACCGGATGCTTGAGCGTACTACAG GTTATTCTTCAACTACTCTTCATTGCGGATGTCTCAAGACGTCGAGTACATCTTCCAGAACAAGAGCGCAGCAAACCAGCCCGTCAAGCCGTCACCTTCCTGCTCATCTGCAACGTAACCATGTGGCTCATATACACCGTCGAGGCTCAGAAAGTTCTGGCTAACCCG GTCCAATTGGACTTCTACGGATTCGTCGCCTGGTCACTCGTACAACGATTCACTCTGCCACTCTGCATATTCCATCGCTTCCACTCCGCAGTGACCCTCGCCGAGATCTGGAAGACCAGCTACAAAGCTCGACTTGAGTGA